The window TGAAATCCCGGCGGATATCGTCTACGAAGACGAGAGCGCGCTTGCCTTTAAGGACATTAACCCACAGGCACCGGTACATTTTTTGATTATTCCGAAAGAGCCCATCGCAACCGTTAACGACATTGACGAAGACAATGCGCATTTAGTGGGACATTTGTATGTGGTTGCGTCGAAGCTTGCTGCTCAATACGGCGTTGCCGACGACGGGTATCGTTTAGTCATGAACTGTAATGAGCACGGCGGCCAGTCCGTTTATCATATTCACCTGCACTTGTTAGCAGGCAAACCACTTGGCTGGCCACCGTACACGGACACCCCGAAGCAGGGCTAAATCAAGGACGGTATCTGGGGTCAAGAATTCTATCGACTAACCAGCTATCGCCGTTTTCAATGAGTACAACATCGCGGCTGTCTTTGTTGTACTCACCTTT is drawn from Idiomarina piscisalsi and contains these coding sequences:
- a CDS encoding histidine triad nucleotide-binding protein, whose translation is MAEETLFSKIINREIPADIVYEDESALAFKDINPQAPVHFLIIPKEPIATVNDIDEDNAHLVGHLYVVASKLAAQYGVADDGYRLVMNCNEHGGQSVYHIHLHLLAGKPLGWPPYTDTPKQG